A genomic window from Fulvitalea axinellae includes:
- a CDS encoding DNA alkylation repair protein, with product MKEYTQSIEKAMGARANPERAEGQKSYMKNRFEFFGLASTERREIQKPFLQKTALPSKGDAYAYIKELWQKDQRELQYFAQELAFRYRSQISLDDIKLYEYMITEKSWWDSVDFIASNLVGNYFRKYPDERERLVQRWLDSGNIWLQRSALLFQLKYKSDLDTELLTATIEILLAGNEFFINKAIGWILREYGKTNPQWVLDFADKHKLSPLSRREALRIIL from the coding sequence ATGAAGGAATATACACAATCGATAGAGAAGGCGATGGGAGCCCGGGCGAATCCGGAAAGAGCGGAAGGGCAAAAGTCTTATATGAAAAACCGGTTCGAGTTCTTCGGGTTAGCTTCTACCGAACGTAGAGAGATACAGAAACCATTTTTGCAGAAAACCGCATTGCCGTCAAAAGGGGACGCCTACGCCTATATAAAGGAGCTTTGGCAAAAAGACCAACGGGAATTGCAGTACTTCGCACAGGAGTTGGCGTTTCGATACAGAAGTCAAATCTCCCTTGACGATATCAAGTTGTACGAGTATATGATAACGGAGAAATCGTGGTGGGATTCGGTGGATTTTATCGCCAGTAACCTTGTCGGGAATTATTTCCGTAAATACCCCGACGAAAGGGAGCGCTTGGTCCAACGTTGGCTGGATTCCGGAAATATCTGGTTACAGCGAAGCGCGTTGCTCTTTCAGCTTAAATACAAATCCGATTTGGATACCGAATTACTGACGGCGACAATCGAGATACTGTTAGCAGGAAATGAATTCTTTATAAATAAAGCCATCGGTTGGATTTTGCGTGAATACGGCAAAACGAACCCGCAATGGGTATTGGATTTTGCAGACAAACATAAGCTGAGTCCGTTGAGTAGGAGGGAGGCTTTGAGGATTATTCTGTAG
- a CDS encoding PKD domain-containing protein — protein sequence MRKLWLLVFAVILALPISSCKKTTDDITDCLVADFGANFEWEVTGSSVPITVDFRYTSNVSPNIISYTWKFGDGTADGSGEKVTHEYAKAGIYQVTLYVKGKLDNGDECTKSMTKDVTVQPK from the coding sequence ATGAGGAAATTGTGGCTGTTGGTTTTTGCCGTTATTTTGGCTTTACCAATTTCGTCCTGCAAAAAGACTACGGACGATATTACCGATTGTTTGGTAGCGGATTTCGGAGCCAACTTTGAATGGGAGGTTACCGGATCTTCCGTACCGATTACTGTAGACTTCAGGTATACTTCCAACGTAAGTCCAAACATTATTTCCTATACATGGAAGTTTGGGGACGGAACAGCGGACGGAAGTGGAGAAAAAGTAACTCACGAGTACGCCAAAGCGGGCATTTACCAAGTAACGCTGTATGTAAAAGGTAAGCTGGACAATGGTGACGAATGTACCAAGTCAATGACCAAAGACGTAACGGTACAGCCCAAATAA
- a CDS encoding dipeptidyl-peptidase 3 family protein, whose protein sequence is MNNIAKWLLSAGVLASATMACQPNQEKKEASVAKEVATAFQVKADRFADLQILRYQVPGFDQLDAKDKEFLYYMSQAALSGRDIIWDQNYKYNLTVRRTIEAIVDTYKGDRSAKDFADFMVYAKRVWFSNGIHHHYSNNKILPKFSSDFLATLIEGADKAKLPLAEGQSVKDFVKFISPIITDASVAPKKVSLDPDKDLLKASANNLYENVSQAEAEAYYESIKDKSTHHPVMYGLNSKVIKENGKVIEKVYKVGGMYSDAIEKIVYWLEKAKGVSQDAQQQKTLGLLIDYYKTGDLKKFDEYCIEWVKDTNTNYDAINGFIEVYGDAMGYKGAFESVVQMKDLEASARLESVAKEAQWFEDHSPIMDEHKKKNVKGVSYKVVTVVIEGGDATPSTPIGINLPNSNWIRAEHGSKSVSLGNIKDAYNAASGGSTLKEFCFTDEEVARAKKHGVLSGKLHTALHEVIGHASGKLNKGIGTPKETLKSYASAIEEGRADLVGLYFIMDQKLVDMGIMPSLDVAKAQYEGYIRNGMMLQLRRLEPGEIIEEAHMRNRALVARWCYEKGQKENVIEKVVKDGKTFFVIRDYEKLRGLFGDLLRELQRIKSEGDYDEARRLMETYGVKVDPELHKEVVSRYAQFDSAPYSGFIQPEYTPVVGDNGEIKDVKVSYPTDFAKQMMKYGKDYSFLPNVN, encoded by the coding sequence ATGAATAATATTGCCAAATGGCTTCTTTCGGCCGGCGTACTGGCCTCGGCCACGATGGCTTGCCAGCCGAATCAGGAGAAAAAAGAGGCTTCTGTAGCCAAGGAAGTGGCCACGGCTTTCCAAGTTAAGGCCGACCGTTTCGCCGATCTTCAGATTCTCCGTTATCAGGTGCCCGGCTTCGACCAACTCGATGCCAAGGACAAGGAATTTCTGTACTACATGTCACAGGCAGCCCTTAGCGGACGTGACATTATCTGGGACCAGAACTACAAGTACAACTTGACTGTCCGTCGTACCATCGAAGCCATTGTGGACACATACAAAGGCGACCGCTCGGCCAAAGATTTCGCCGACTTTATGGTATATGCCAAGAGGGTTTGGTTCTCTAACGGTATCCACCACCATTATTCGAACAACAAAATCCTTCCGAAATTCAGCTCCGATTTTTTGGCAACGCTGATCGAAGGGGCTGACAAAGCCAAATTGCCATTGGCCGAAGGCCAGTCTGTAAAGGATTTTGTGAAATTCATCTCGCCGATCATTACCGACGCCAGCGTTGCTCCAAAGAAGGTAAGCCTTGATCCGGACAAGGACTTGCTGAAAGCCTCGGCCAATAACCTTTACGAAAACGTAAGCCAAGCCGAAGCCGAAGCCTATTACGAGTCGATCAAAGACAAGTCTACCCACCATCCGGTGATGTACGGCCTGAACTCGAAGGTGATTAAGGAAAACGGTAAAGTGATCGAGAAAGTCTACAAAGTGGGAGGCATGTACTCGGACGCTATCGAGAAAATCGTTTACTGGCTTGAGAAAGCGAAGGGAGTGAGCCAAGACGCCCAACAGCAGAAGACCCTCGGCTTGCTCATCGACTATTACAAGACCGGCGACTTGAAGAAATTCGACGAGTATTGCATAGAGTGGGTAAAAGACACCAATACGAATTACGATGCCATCAATGGCTTTATCGAAGTGTATGGTGACGCTATGGGCTATAAGGGCGCTTTTGAGTCTGTGGTACAGATGAAAGACCTTGAGGCTTCTGCGCGTTTGGAATCCGTAGCCAAAGAAGCGCAGTGGTTCGAAGACCACTCGCCGATTATGGACGAGCACAAGAAGAAAAACGTAAAAGGGGTTTCTTACAAAGTGGTGACCGTAGTGATAGAAGGTGGCGACGCTACTCCTTCTACGCCAATCGGCATTAACTTGCCTAACTCGAACTGGATTCGCGCCGAGCACGGCTCCAAGTCGGTATCCTTGGGTAATATCAAAGACGCTTACAACGCAGCCTCGGGAGGCTCTACGCTCAAGGAATTCTGCTTTACAGATGAGGAAGTGGCTAGAGCCAAAAAGCACGGTGTATTGTCCGGAAAGTTGCACACCGCTTTGCATGAAGTAATCGGTCACGCTTCGGGTAAGCTGAACAAAGGCATTGGCACACCGAAAGAGACTCTGAAAAGCTACGCTTCGGCTATTGAGGAAGGCCGTGCCGACTTGGTGGGCTTGTACTTCATTATGGACCAGAAGCTCGTGGATATGGGCATTATGCCTTCTCTGGACGTAGCCAAGGCCCAGTACGAAGGCTATATCCGTAACGGTATGATGTTGCAGCTCCGTCGTCTGGAGCCGGGAGAGATCATCGAGGAAGCGCATATGCGTAACCGCGCTTTGGTGGCCCGCTGGTGCTACGAAAAAGGGCAGAAGGAGAACGTGATCGAGAAAGTGGTAAAAGACGGCAAAACCTTCTTCGTTATCCGCGATTACGAAAAGCTCCGTGGCCTCTTCGGCGACTTGCTCCGCGAGTTGCAGCGTATCAAGTCTGAGGGAGATTATGATGAGGCCCGTCGTTTGATGGAAACTTACGGTGTAAAAGTGGATCCGGAACTGCACAAAGAGGTGGTATCACGCTACGCCCAGTTTGATTCGGCTCCGTACTCAGGCTTTATCCAGCCGGAATACACACCTGTAGTAGGCGACAACGGTGAGATCAAGGACGTAAAAGTCTCTTACCCGACAGATTTTGCCAAGCAAATGATGAAATACGGTAAAGATTACTCATTCTTGCCGAACGTGAACTAA
- a CDS encoding ParB N-terminal domain-containing protein, whose translation MAKKIIIPAVKSAANQKLQQDQAIKDNIRIIDELRDLIPPLQGEEFRQLQDNILKQGCREPILLWRNGTDYVLVDGHNRYRICTENNIKFDFRLLHFEDIGKAKHWMIENQLGRRNLTPEQASYLRGLRYESEKMDNRGYGQVESKGQNVLSTSERIAKEYNVSEKTIKRDAKFARGLDAVGSKNPELKRDLLAGDVKARKADIQKLADVPAEEIGVIDKPEDIAKAVTKSSPKTDTAPSDPKKEAFVHHRKEILRALELVGKKMDAPSYDNLIAKLDELKAILEI comes from the coding sequence ATGGCTAAGAAAATCATTATCCCCGCCGTAAAGAGCGCCGCTAACCAGAAGCTCCAGCAAGATCAGGCGATAAAGGACAACATCCGGATTATCGACGAACTCCGTGACCTTATCCCGCCCTTGCAAGGCGAAGAGTTCCGCCAGCTGCAGGACAATATCCTGAAGCAAGGTTGTCGCGAGCCGATTCTTCTTTGGCGTAACGGAACGGATTACGTCCTTGTGGACGGCCACAACCGTTACCGCATTTGTACGGAGAATAATATCAAATTCGATTTCCGTCTTCTTCATTTTGAGGATATCGGCAAGGCCAAGCATTGGATGATCGAAAACCAACTCGGTCGCCGGAACCTAACCCCGGAGCAGGCGAGTTATCTGCGAGGTTTGCGTTACGAATCCGAGAAGATGGACAACCGCGGATATGGCCAAGTAGAATCCAAAGGACAAAATGTCCTTTCGACTTCGGAACGGATAGCTAAGGAATATAACGTATCCGAAAAGACCATTAAGCGCGACGCCAAATTTGCCCGCGGTCTGGACGCTGTCGGTAGCAAGAATCCGGAATTGAAGCGTGACTTGTTAGCCGGTGACGTGAAAGCCCGCAAAGCCGATATCCAGAAATTGGCCGACGTGCCCGCCGAAGAGATCGGAGTGATCGACAAGCCGGAGGATATTGCGAAAGCCGTAACCAAATCGTCGCCCAAGACGGACACCGCACCCAGTGATCCGAAAAAGGAGGCGTTTGTCCACCACCGAAAAGAAATCCTTAGGGCGTTGGAGCTTGTGGGAAAGAAAATGGACGCTCCTTCGTATGATAATTTGATAGCTAAACTTGACGAGCTGAAAGCTATTTTAGAAATTTAG
- a CDS encoding AAA family ATPase, translated as MLNNDKVIAFFQRNPALSISMIEKEAGLPMSLLSKVLRGERKLNDDHLKKIRPVLVKYGYNNKIVSEGTKVIAVLNHKGGVGKTTTTFNLGKALSLHERKVLIVDLDPQGNLTQCTGNEEPEKQLHHAFGGEDLPVLELAENFHLVPAGIELSSLELEMQSSINGYFKLQEVLDPIKHNYDYVLIDCPPSLGILTTNALIASDSALIVVQSHYLATKGLGNIIEMIDQLQTRLNPELKVEGMLLTMVDKRTVISQTIIDFVKENYPYYRVFDSLIRQNVALIEASSQHMDVISYDNKSIGARDYLDFCKEVMNG; from the coding sequence ATGCTTAATAACGACAAAGTCATTGCTTTTTTCCAGCGTAACCCCGCCCTGTCTATCAGCATGATTGAAAAGGAGGCCGGACTGCCGATGTCCTTGCTTTCGAAAGTGCTCCGGGGCGAGCGGAAACTCAATGACGATCACCTCAAAAAGATCCGTCCCGTGCTCGTAAAGTACGGCTATAACAACAAGATTGTCTCCGAAGGGACAAAAGTGATCGCAGTGCTCAACCATAAGGGGGGCGTAGGCAAAACCACGACAACCTTTAATCTGGGTAAGGCGCTTTCGCTTCACGAGCGGAAAGTCCTGATTGTCGATCTTGATCCGCAAGGTAACCTCACCCAGTGCACTGGCAACGAAGAACCGGAAAAACAGCTTCACCACGCTTTTGGCGGTGAGGATTTGCCGGTATTGGAATTGGCGGAAAACTTCCACCTTGTTCCCGCCGGAATCGAGCTGAGTAGTCTTGAACTCGAAATGCAGTCCAGCATCAACGGCTATTTCAAGTTGCAGGAGGTCCTCGACCCTATCAAGCACAATTACGATTATGTCCTGATCGACTGCCCTCCTTCGCTCGGCATCCTGACTACAAACGCCCTTATCGCCTCAGATTCGGCTTTGATAGTGGTACAGTCGCATTACTTGGCCACAAAAGGTTTGGGCAATATCATCGAGATGATCGACCAGCTTCAGACACGCCTGAACCCGGAGCTTAAGGTCGAAGGTATGTTGCTCACGATGGTTGACAAACGAACGGTAATCAGTCAGACAATTATCGATTTCGTGAAGGAAAACTACCCTTACTACCGAGTTTTCGATTCCTTGATCCGCCAGAATGTGGCTTTGATCGAGGCTTCTTCACAGCACATGGATGTGATCAGCTACGACAACAAGTCCATAGGCGCCCGTGATTATTTGGATTTCTGTAAAGAAGTAATGAATGGCTAA
- a CDS encoding S41 family peptidase, whose amino-acid sequence MRKTFRFLLAFALMAVVSDSFAGEIIRWLRYPAISPDGKQVVFSYQGDLYMVPTSGGEAQALTRHKAYDHSPVWSPDGKSLAFASDRHGNFDIFRIDLTTGQTTRLTYHSSSDTPASFTADGSRVLFQASRMDTQQAHLFPSGVLSELYSVPVSGGRVERILTTPALKAQYSPDGSKIIYYDRKGYENAFRKHHKSSVTRDVWVYDVASKKHKKLTDFEGEDRDPVWDGDGSFFFLSESDGNFNVYKSNISGGTPKQVSSFDKHPVRYLTRANDGTLCYAFHGDLYTQKEGGQPKKIEVTARLDRVANDIVYRPVSGGASEFALSPNGKEIAFVSRGEVYVTSKDYSTTKRITNTPEQERSVSFSPDGKKLLYAGEKNGSWNLYEASIKRDGEKYFYNATLIKETPLLVSEDETFQPSYSPDGKEVAFLSERTTLKVINLKSKKVRTVLAGDRNYSYADGDQHYAWSPDSKWFLVQFLIDGRWQSNAGLLAADGKSGPIDLTKSGYSDSSPKWTMDGKAMIWFTDRNGYRSHGSWGSQSDAYAMFFDQDAYDKFRMSKEEYELAKEAEKDSKKGKKEAKKEEKDKKKEEAGKTVKKKEKTLKLDIEGTENRIARLTSHSSRLADALLTKDGKTLYYLTSFEGGFDLWKHDLKSRSTKLLTKLKSGYSKMVFDKGEKNIYFISGGRIKSVAVPSGRQKTISFRSEMEWNPAAEREYMYEHAWRQFREKFYKTDLHGVDWDFYKAEYAQFLPYINNNYDFADLLSELLGEANASHTGSGYRSYSSNGDRTASLGVFYDESFEGDGLKIAEVLDKSPVLKKDSKIEAGVIITSIDGKPILANANYNELLNRKVGKTVLLGLKKGGKTWEEKVKPVSTGMENQLLYERWVKNNRAKVDKLSGGRIGYVHVRGMNSSSFREVYSELLGRYNTKEAVIVDTRFNGGGWLHDDLATLLSGKRYLNFSPRGQDNMGGDPLGRWTKPSCILVGESNYSDAHMFPYVYKTLGIGKVIGMPVPGTATAVWWESMIDKSIYFGIPQIGMKTLDGQFLENNQLEPDVKVSNDPESVANGEDKQIQTAVQELLKDLK is encoded by the coding sequence ATGAGAAAGACTTTTAGATTCTTATTGGCCTTCGCCCTGATGGCGGTGGTTTCCGACTCTTTTGCGGGAGAAATTATCCGATGGTTGAGGTATCCGGCCATTTCCCCGGACGGCAAGCAAGTGGTTTTTTCTTACCAAGGGGACTTGTATATGGTTCCTACTTCTGGCGGAGAAGCGCAAGCCCTTACACGCCACAAAGCCTATGACCATTCGCCGGTTTGGTCTCCTGACGGAAAATCCTTGGCATTCGCTTCGGACCGTCACGGAAATTTCGACATTTTCAGAATAGACTTGACCACTGGCCAGACTACCCGGTTGACTTATCATTCGTCAAGCGATACCCCGGCTTCGTTTACCGCCGACGGCTCCAGAGTCCTGTTTCAGGCCAGCCGTATGGATACCCAACAAGCTCATTTATTTCCTTCGGGAGTACTGTCTGAGCTATATAGCGTACCTGTTTCGGGTGGTCGGGTTGAGCGTATACTGACTACTCCGGCCTTAAAGGCTCAGTATTCCCCTGACGGAAGCAAGATCATCTACTACGACAGGAAAGGATACGAAAACGCATTTCGTAAACACCACAAGTCGTCTGTAACCCGCGATGTCTGGGTATATGATGTTGCGTCCAAAAAGCACAAAAAACTTACGGACTTTGAAGGCGAAGACCGCGATCCTGTATGGGACGGCGACGGATCGTTTTTTTTCCTGAGTGAAAGCGACGGCAACTTTAACGTTTACAAGTCGAACATTTCTGGAGGAACGCCGAAACAGGTTTCCAGCTTTGACAAACATCCGGTTCGCTACCTCACCCGTGCCAACGACGGTACTCTTTGTTACGCTTTCCACGGTGATCTGTACACGCAGAAAGAGGGTGGGCAACCCAAAAAAATCGAAGTTACGGCCCGTCTGGACCGGGTTGCTAACGATATCGTTTATCGTCCCGTTTCTGGCGGAGCTTCGGAATTCGCCCTTTCGCCGAATGGCAAAGAAATCGCTTTCGTTTCCCGTGGCGAGGTTTACGTGACTTCGAAAGATTATTCGACAACCAAACGTATCACAAACACTCCGGAACAAGAGCGTTCGGTAAGTTTTAGCCCTGACGGAAAAAAACTCCTTTACGCAGGGGAGAAAAACGGTAGCTGGAACTTGTACGAGGCGTCGATCAAGCGTGATGGCGAGAAGTATTTCTACAACGCCACATTGATTAAGGAGACTCCTTTGCTGGTAAGCGAGGACGAGACCTTCCAACCCTCCTACTCGCCCGATGGTAAAGAGGTCGCTTTTCTTTCGGAAAGAACGACGTTGAAAGTCATCAATCTCAAGTCGAAAAAAGTGCGGACCGTTTTGGCCGGAGACAGAAACTATTCTTATGCGGACGGCGATCAGCATTACGCCTGGTCTCCCGACAGTAAATGGTTTCTGGTTCAATTCCTGATCGACGGTCGTTGGCAATCAAATGCGGGGCTTCTTGCCGCCGATGGAAAGTCCGGACCTATTGACTTGACAAAAAGCGGTTATTCCGATTCTTCCCCGAAATGGACGATGGACGGAAAAGCCATGATATGGTTCACCGACCGTAACGGTTACCGCTCGCACGGTAGCTGGGGCTCTCAGAGCGACGCTTACGCCATGTTCTTTGACCAGGACGCTTATGACAAGTTCCGGATGAGCAAAGAGGAATACGAGCTCGCCAAAGAAGCGGAAAAGGATAGCAAAAAAGGCAAGAAAGAAGCGAAGAAGGAAGAAAAAGACAAGAAGAAAGAGGAAGCCGGAAAAACGGTTAAGAAAAAGGAAAAGACCCTTAAGCTTGATATTGAAGGAACGGAAAACCGAATTGCGAGGCTTACCTCCCACTCTTCTCGTTTGGCCGACGCTTTGTTGACTAAAGACGGAAAAACGCTTTACTATCTCACGTCATTCGAAGGCGGTTTTGATTTGTGGAAACACGATCTCAAGTCAAGAAGCACCAAGTTGCTGACCAAGCTTAAGTCGGGCTATTCGAAAATGGTTTTTGACAAAGGTGAAAAGAATATCTACTTTATCTCTGGCGGAAGAATCAAGAGTGTAGCCGTTCCTTCCGGTCGTCAGAAGACAATCAGCTTCCGTTCGGAAATGGAATGGAATCCAGCGGCCGAGCGCGAATACATGTACGAGCATGCTTGGCGCCAGTTCCGTGAGAAATTCTACAAGACGGATCTTCACGGCGTGGATTGGGATTTCTACAAAGCCGAATACGCTCAATTCCTCCCTTATATCAATAACAATTACGACTTCGCCGACCTTCTTTCAGAATTGCTTGGCGAGGCCAACGCGTCCCACACAGGTTCGGGTTACCGCTCTTATAGCTCCAATGGCGACAGAACGGCTTCGTTGGGTGTTTTCTACGACGAATCGTTCGAAGGTGACGGCTTGAAAATCGCCGAGGTGCTTGACAAGAGCCCTGTTTTGAAAAAAGACTCTAAGATCGAGGCGGGCGTTATCATCACTTCAATCGACGGAAAACCTATTTTGGCGAATGCCAATTACAATGAGTTGCTTAATCGCAAAGTGGGTAAAACCGTATTGCTTGGCTTGAAAAAAGGAGGTAAAACTTGGGAAGAGAAAGTGAAGCCTGTTTCTACAGGTATGGAGAACCAGCTTCTTTACGAGCGTTGGGTGAAAAACAACCGCGCCAAGGTTGACAAGCTTTCTGGCGGGCGCATAGGTTATGTACATGTGCGTGGTATGAACAGTTCAAGCTTCCGCGAAGTGTATTCCGAGTTGCTCGGGCGTTACAATACCAAAGAGGCCGTGATAGTGGATACCAGATTTAACGGAGGCGGTTGGTTGCACGACGATCTCGCCACTTTGCTTTCGGGCAAACGTTATTTGAACTTCAGCCCGCGTGGCCAAGACAATATGGGCGGCGATCCGCTTGGGCGTTGGACTAAGCCTTCTTGCATTCTGGTTGGCGAGTCCAATTATTCCGATGCGCACATGTTCCCTTATGTTTACAAGACATTGGGAATTGGAAAAGTGATCGGTATGCCGGTTCCGGGAACAGCCACGGCCGTATGGTGGGAATCAATGATCGATAAGTCGATCTATTTCGGAATTCCGCAGATCGGGATGAAAACTCTCGACGGACAATTCCTCGAAAACAACCAGCTTGAGCCGGATGTGAAAGTGTCGAACGATCCGGAGTCAGTAGCCAATGGCGAAGACAAACAGATCCAGACTGCGGTACAGGAGCTGTTGAAAGACTTGAAGTAA
- a CDS encoding replication initiation protein, with translation MSEEGIDFQGFKIVKEREVEQVGARRVFKSNRMVESRQRFSLIQQRAIIIAISQIKREDQKMGSYKINLSDVLALPPGKKISGAQYKQVREELMKLTKTSIDLIKNDKAWKSYGFISSVEKKEWANYVNIRFNEEIKPFLLNLKDQYTSYFVKSVEEFRKTHSIRIYELCKQYLTIGHRKLGFEFLLDMLYLKNSKSYKQYYIFNSSVLKPCVKEINETSDIYIEYEPVRSGRKVTDILFRFKAKSSERKIEATPRKESEEKPKLRSDAEKASLAQRILPEAGYQRLVGQYGKDKVDYAIEMISARKEITNPRGYLIKALREGYFDLQFVREKDVSEKRVKAEAQRKEREDRKVTKDKISAEYDKFRRELLTRYFENSSEEDLEEFLFEHEISNNSQERKYVKEFASGKPSGLAKNFFASWLVSNYGSDEDRTFLSVELYAKSKYDFEWKDPD, from the coding sequence ATGTCTGAAGAAGGTATTGATTTTCAGGGGTTTAAGATTGTTAAGGAACGTGAGGTCGAACAGGTCGGTGCCAGAAGGGTTTTTAAGTCCAACCGAATGGTGGAGTCCCGGCAGCGTTTTTCGCTTATTCAGCAACGGGCCATCATTATAGCGATTTCCCAAATCAAGCGGGAAGACCAGAAGATGGGCTCCTACAAAATCAACCTTTCGGACGTATTGGCTTTGCCTCCCGGCAAAAAGATCAGCGGTGCGCAGTATAAACAGGTGCGGGAAGAGTTGATGAAACTGACCAAGACCTCCATAGACCTTATTAAGAACGACAAGGCTTGGAAGAGTTACGGCTTTATTTCCAGCGTGGAGAAAAAGGAATGGGCGAATTATGTCAATATCCGCTTCAACGAGGAGATCAAACCTTTCCTGCTAAACCTGAAAGACCAGTACACAAGTTATTTCGTAAAAAGCGTCGAAGAATTCAGAAAGACGCATAGCATCAGGATCTATGAGTTGTGCAAGCAATATCTGACCATTGGCCACAGGAAGCTTGGTTTTGAGTTTTTGCTTGATATGCTTTATCTCAAAAACTCAAAGAGCTATAAGCAATACTACATTTTCAACAGTTCGGTCTTGAAGCCTTGCGTAAAAGAGATCAACGAGACCTCGGACATTTATATTGAATACGAACCGGTACGCTCGGGACGGAAAGTCACGGATATTTTGTTCCGCTTCAAGGCGAAATCCAGCGAACGTAAAATTGAGGCTACTCCGCGAAAAGAGTCGGAAGAAAAGCCGAAACTTCGTTCTGACGCTGAAAAGGCGAGCTTGGCGCAGAGAATTCTACCGGAAGCGGGTTATCAACGTTTGGTAGGCCAATACGGAAAAGACAAAGTGGATTACGCTATCGAAATGATCAGTGCCCGCAAAGAGATCACCAACCCGAGAGGTTACCTGATCAAAGCCTTGCGCGAAGGGTATTTCGATTTGCAGTTTGTTCGCGAAAAGGATGTTTCCGAGAAACGGGTGAAAGCAGAAGCGCAACGAAAAGAGCGGGAAGACCGTAAAGTGACTAAAGACAAGATTAGCGCAGAGTACGATAAATTCCGTAGGGAATTGCTGACAAGATATTTCGAAAACTCTTCGGAGGAAGATCTCGAAGAATTCCTCTTCGAACACGAGATCAGCAACAATTCCCAAGAGAGAAAATACGTAAAGGAATTTGCTTCGGGGAAGCCGTCGGGGCTGGCCAAGAACTTTTTCGCCTCGTGGCTGGTATCCAACTACGGCAGCGACGAAGACCGCACATTTCTTTCGGTGGAATTGTACGCCAAATCCAAATACGATTTTGAGTGGAAGGATCCCGACTGA